Proteins encoded by one window of Vigna radiata var. radiata cultivar VC1973A chromosome 5, Vradiata_ver6, whole genome shotgun sequence:
- the LOC106762300 gene encoding replication protein A 70 kDa DNA-binding subunit A: MSVNLTENAIPAIIGGDVNAKPLVQVLDVALVSSTNNSQQQRYRLLISDAVFSHHAMLATQLNDRIRTGRVRKGSVVQLLDYICTPFKNRKIIMVLNMETIIADFEIIGNPKPPLDSDLPSVRAIADNTVENLARSNNTSNTISNSAAQNASQDKAQNFRPTIQPPYQPPPVYKGRGAVMKNEAPARIIPIAALNPYQGRWAIKARVTAKGDLRRYNNARGDGKVFSFDLLDSDGGEIRVTCFNAVVDRFYNVIEVGKVYMISKGSLKPAQKNFNHLKNEWEILLESTSTVELCPDEDDSIPRQQFSFRPISDIENVDNNSILDVIGVVTSVNPSVPILRKNGMETQRRILSLKDTSGRNVELTLWGEFCNREGQQLQEMIDSGFFPILAVKAGKVNDFSGKSIGSISTTQLFINPEFPEANSLRQWFDLVGKDSASHSISRDVIPGGTKNEVRKTVSQIKDEGLGRSDRPDWITIRATISFIKTDTFCYTACPLMIGDRQCNKKVTRSGNTSWQCDRCNQEFEECDYRYLLQAQILDGTGVTWVTAFQEAGEEIMEYSAKDLYLLKHEQQDDERFGEILKSRLFKQFMFRLKIKEELYGDEQKVKITVVKVDKVNYSSESQYMLDSISKFCRK; this comes from the exons ATGTCGGTGAATCTCACCGAAAACGCGATTCCGGCGATAATTGGTGGCGACGTGAACGCCAAACCGCTTGTTCAGGTTTTGGACGTAGCGTTAGTCTCCAGCACCAACAACTCGCAGCAGCAGAGATACCGTCTCCTGATTTCCGACGCCGTTTTTTCTCACCACGCGATGCTCGCCACTCAGCTCAACGACCGAATCCGAACCGGTCGAGTTCGGAAGGGTTCGGTTGTTCAGCTTCTCGATTATATATGCACTCCTTTCAAGAACCGCAA GATTATTATGGTTCTAAACATGGAAACTATAATAGCTGATTTTGAGATCATTGGGAATCCGAAGCCACCCTTGGATTCAGATTTACCAAGTGTGAGAGCTATAGCAGATAACACTGTGGAGAATTTGGCCAGGAGTAATAATACTAGTAATACTATTAGTAACTCTGCTGCTCAAAATGCTAGTCAAGATAAAGCCCAGAATTTCAGGCCAACAATTCAACCTCCATACCAACCGCCTCCTGTTTACAAAGGCCGTGGTGCAGTTATGAAAAATGAGGCGCCAGCACGCATCATTCCTATAGCTGCTTTAAATCCTTATCAAGGTCGGTGGGCTATCAAGGCAAGGGTAACTGCTAAAGGTGATCTGCGCCGCTACAATAATGCACGTGGTGATGGGAAAGTCTTCTCATTTGATCTCCTGGATTCTGATGGAGGTGAAATACGAGTAACATGCTTTAATGCTGTTGTTGATCGCTTCTATAATGTAATTGAAGTTGGTAAAGTTTACATGATATCGAAAGGTAGCTTAAAACCTGCACAGAAGAATTTCAACCATTTGAAGAATGAATGGGAAATTCTTTTGGAATCAACTTCAACAGTAGAGTTGTGCCCGGATGAGGATGATTCTATACCTAGACAGCAGTTCTCATTCCGACCTATCAGTGACATTGAGAATGTTGACAATAACTCCATCCTTGATGTTATTGGGGTTGTGACATCTGTGAACCCTTCTGTTCCCATCTTGAGGAAGAATGGAATGGAAACCCAGAGAAGAATTTTGAGTCTAAAAGACACTTCTGGCAGGAATGTTGAACTTACACTGTGGGGAGAATTTTGCAATAGGGAAGGGCAACAGTTGCAAGAGATGATAGACTCTGGGTTTTTCCCTATTTTAGCTGTCAAAGCCGGGAAGGTGAATGATTTTAGTGGAAAGTCGATAGGCTCTATTTCTACCACACAGCTTTTCATAAATCCTGAGTTCCCTGAGGCCAATAGCTTAAGACAATGGTTTGATCTAGTTGGAAAAGATTCTGCTTCCCATTCAATTTCTAGGGACGTTATTCCTGGAGGAACGAAGAATGAGGTTCGCAAAACTGTATCTCAAATCAAGGATGAAGGTCTGGGACGATCAGACAGGCCAGACTGGATAACAATAAGGGCAACCATATCATTCATCAAGACTGATACATTTTGTTACACAGCTTGCCCTCTGATGATTGGAGATCGACAATGCAATAAAAAAGTGACTAGGTCAGGAAACACAAGTTGGCAATGTGATAGATGCAATCAGGAATTTGAGGAGTGTGATTACCGATACCTTCTCCAAGCTCAAATTCTGGATGGCACAGGAGTAACTTGGGTAACTGCTTTCCAGGAAGCAGGTGAAGAGATTATGGAGTATTCAGCGAAAGATCTGTACTTGTTGAAGCATGAACAACAGGATGATGAGAGGTTTGGAGAAATACTCAAGAGCCGACTCTTCAAACAGTTTATGTTTAGGCTGAAAATCAAAGAGGAATTATATGGCGATGAACAGAAGGTCAAGATTACTGTAGTTAAGGTAGATAAGGTGAATTATTCTTCAGAGAGTCAATACATGCTTGATTCGATTTCCAAGTTTTGTAGGAAGTGA
- the LOC106762301 gene encoding uncharacterized protein LOC106762301 produces the protein MASTSALSMAMPVTCASHKKVVPTSDAFFKPLPLRSSKALTASNTNGRFQVRASMKEKVVTGLTAAALTASMMAPDVAEAASVSPSLKNFLLSIAAGGVVVVAIIGVVIGVANFDPVKRS, from the coding sequence ATGGCTTCCACTTCTGCACTTTCAATGGCTATGCCGGTAACTTGTGCCAGCCACAAGAAGGTGGTTCCTACCTCTGATGCGTTCTTCAAGCCACTGCCTCTACGGTCTTCAAAGGCACTGACAGCATCAAATACCAATGGAAGGTTTCAAGTGAGAGCCTCCATGAAGGAGAAAGTTGTCACTGGGCTCACAGCAGCTGCATTGACGGCTTCAATGATGGCTCCTGATGTGGCCGAGGCTGCTTCTGTCTCACCTTCTCTCAAGAACTTTTTGCTCAGCATCGCCGCCGGTGGAGTTGTTGTTGTGGCCATTATTGGTGTTGTAATTGGTGTTGCCAATTTCGATCCCGTCAAACGAAGCTGA